The Chloroflexota bacterium genome window below encodes:
- a CDS encoding nucleotide sugar dehydrogenase, with protein MNIAVVGLGHIGLPLAVQYASRGHTVIGCDLDTRVVEAVNRGESPHADEPALIERVRHLVSEGLLSATTDDVAGVRQAEVIVVIVPVVVDDARQVDYSQVDAATRDVARGLQPGTLVIYETTLPIGTTRDRLGPMLEAGSGLRVDRDFHLAFSPERVLVGRVLLDLQRYPKIVGATRPEGTQRAVDFYTAVLEPGTEIRAVASAEAAEMTKLAETTYRDVNIALANEFAQVAARRGIDVTEVIAAANSQPYSHIHQPGVGVGGHCIPVYPHLLFSAEPGMRLPPLSRAVNDGMAAYAVDRLAEALGSLDGAAVLILGIGYRGDVHEDSFSSAFLLRDALRAGGASVYAHDPYFDADHLRRRGFEPYDLRAPVPVRAAILQAAHTAYRDLDPAALPGLEVLLDGRNALDRGRVESAGVRYLGVGR; from the coding sequence TTGAACATCGCCGTCGTCGGGCTGGGACACATCGGCCTGCCGCTTGCGGTCCAGTACGCCAGCCGTGGGCATACGGTGATCGGGTGTGACCTGGACACCCGCGTCGTCGAGGCCGTCAACCGTGGCGAGTCGCCGCATGCCGACGAGCCGGCCCTGATCGAGCGCGTTCGCCACCTCGTCAGCGAGGGCCTGCTGAGCGCCACGACCGACGACGTGGCGGGGGTCCGCCAGGCGGAGGTGATCGTCGTCATCGTGCCGGTGGTGGTTGACGACGCACGCCAGGTGGACTACTCCCAGGTCGACGCCGCCACTCGCGACGTGGCGCGTGGGCTGCAGCCGGGAACGCTCGTCATCTACGAGACCACGCTGCCCATCGGGACCACCCGGGACCGGCTGGGACCGATGCTGGAGGCGGGCTCCGGGCTGCGGGTGGACCGCGACTTCCACCTCGCCTTTTCCCCCGAACGGGTCCTCGTCGGCCGGGTACTGCTCGACCTGCAGCGCTACCCGAAAATCGTGGGCGCGACCAGGCCGGAGGGTACCCAGCGGGCAGTCGACTTCTACACCGCCGTCCTGGAGCCGGGGACCGAGATCCGTGCGGTGGCCAGCGCCGAGGCGGCGGAGATGACCAAGCTGGCCGAGACGACGTATCGCGACGTGAACATCGCTCTGGCCAACGAGTTTGCGCAGGTCGCCGCGCGACGTGGGATCGACGTGACCGAGGTCATCGCGGCGGCCAACTCGCAGCCGTACAGTCACATTCACCAGCCGGGGGTCGGCGTGGGCGGCCATTGCATCCCGGTCTACCCCCACCTCCTGTTCAGCGCGGAGCCCGGCATGCGCCTGCCGCCCCTGTCCCGGGCGGTCAACGACGGCATGGCGGCGTATGCCGTGGACCGGCTGGCCGAGGCACTCGGCTCCCTGGACGGCGCCGCGGTGCTGATCCTGGGGATCGGCTATCGGGGCGACGTCCACGAGGACTCCTTCAGCAGCGCCTTCTTGCTCCGAGACGCGCTGCGGGCCGGCGGCGCCTCCGTGTACGCCCACGATCCGTACTTCGACGCCGATCACCTTCGGCGGCGCGGCTTCGAACCCTACGACCTCCGGGCCCCGGTGCCGGTCCGCGCGGCCATCCTGCAGGCCGCCCATACCGCGTACCGAGACCTGGATCCGGCCGCCCTCCCCGGCCTCGAAGTCCTGCTCGACGGTCGCAACGCGCTGGATCGGGGTCGCGTGGAATCCGCCGGCGTTCGCTACCTCGGAGTCGGGCGCTGA
- the wecB gene encoding UDP-N-acetylglucosamine 2-epimerase (non-hydrolyzing): MKIVSVVGARPQFVKAAPVSRQLRRRHHEVLVHTGQHYDDAMSAAFFRDLDLPQPDHDLGVGSGTHAIQTAEMLRRLEPLLSDEAPDAVLVYGDTNSTLAGALATAKLVDGAGKRPWLAHVEGGLRSFNPSMPEERNRIVADHLSDLLLAPTPAAMANLAREGLAERATMVGDVMVDAFMAASSRADDLLPPVAQAQPYLLLTLHRPSNVDDPARLGAWLEAVAEQAGPILFPVHPRTRAILAGAEVPIPASVTLLEPVGYLAMVALERAARVIATDSGGVQKEAYLAGVPCVTLRAETEWIETLEAGWNRLCPEPSNAPSAIATADEVDRSALRPPLFGDGHAAERIVEALERLTAGRAAALVAS; the protein is encoded by the coding sequence GTGAAGATCGTTTCGGTGGTGGGGGCACGACCCCAATTCGTGAAGGCTGCGCCGGTCAGTCGGCAGCTTCGGCGGCGTCACCACGAGGTGCTGGTACACACCGGCCAGCACTACGACGATGCCATGAGCGCCGCCTTCTTCCGGGACCTCGACCTGCCGCAGCCGGATCACGATCTGGGAGTGGGGAGCGGGACGCACGCCATCCAGACGGCCGAGATGCTGCGTCGCTTGGAGCCGCTGCTCAGCGACGAGGCCCCCGACGCCGTCCTCGTCTATGGGGACACGAATTCCACCCTGGCAGGCGCCCTGGCCACCGCGAAGCTGGTCGACGGCGCCGGAAAGCGGCCATGGCTGGCTCACGTCGAAGGAGGCCTGCGTTCGTTCAACCCATCCATGCCCGAGGAGCGGAACCGGATCGTGGCCGATCACCTCTCGGACCTCCTCCTGGCTCCAACCCCGGCCGCAATGGCCAACCTCGCTCGAGAGGGTTTGGCGGAGCGCGCCACGATGGTCGGCGACGTGATGGTGGATGCGTTCATGGCGGCGTCGTCTCGAGCCGACGACCTCCTGCCTCCGGTTGCGCAGGCGCAGCCCTACCTCCTCCTGACCCTGCACCGCCCGTCCAACGTGGACGATCCCGCGCGCCTGGGCGCGTGGCTGGAGGCGGTGGCGGAGCAGGCAGGTCCCATCCTCTTCCCGGTCCATCCGCGCACCCGGGCCATCCTCGCCGGGGCGGAGGTCCCGATCCCGGCGTCGGTGACGCTGCTCGAGCCGGTGGGATACCTGGCCATGGTGGCGCTGGAGCGCGCCGCCCGCGTCATCGCCACCGACTCGGGCGGCGTCCAGAAGGAGGCCTACCTGGCCGGCGTGCCGTGCGTCACCCTGCGCGCCGAGACGGAGTGGATTGAGACCCTCGAGGCGGGCTGGAACCGCCTGTGCCCCGAGCCAAGCAACGCCCCCTCCGCCATCGCCACAGCCGATGAGGTGGACCGATCCGCACTCCGGCCTCCACTCTTCGGCGACGGTCATGCTGCCGAGCGCATCGTGGAAGCCCTGGAGCGTCTGACCGCGGGCCGAGCCGCCGCCCTCGTGGCCTCGTGA
- a CDS encoding acyltransferase, with product MNEASSVRIHPTADVSAEAIIGPGTSIWNQAQVRERARIGSDCVIGKNVYVDFDVVVGDRVKIQNNASLYHGVTVEDGVFIGPHVCLTNDRLPRAVDPDGSSKTDADWEVGLIRVRAGAALGAASVVLPGVTIGRWALVGAGSVVTRDVADYALVLGNPARRIGSACPCAEPLPDGPDGTPFAGPCPSCGRQFPPAEDVA from the coding sequence ATGAACGAAGCCTCGTCCGTGCGCATCCACCCCACGGCTGACGTCTCGGCTGAGGCGATCATCGGCCCCGGCACCAGCATCTGGAACCAGGCCCAGGTCCGCGAGCGTGCCCGGATCGGGTCGGACTGCGTGATCGGCAAGAACGTGTACGTGGACTTCGACGTGGTGGTCGGCGATCGGGTCAAGATCCAGAACAACGCCTCCCTGTACCACGGCGTGACCGTCGAAGACGGCGTGTTCATCGGCCCCCACGTGTGCCTCACGAACGACCGATTACCGCGCGCGGTGGACCCGGACGGGTCGTCCAAGACCGACGCCGACTGGGAGGTCGGCCTCATCCGGGTCCGTGCTGGGGCTGCGCTCGGCGCGGCCAGCGTGGTGCTGCCCGGGGTCACGATCGGCCGCTGGGCGCTGGTCGGAGCCGGGAGCGTCGTGACCCGCGACGTCGCGGACTACGCCCTGGTCCTCGGCAACCCGGCCCGTCGAATCGGGAGCGCCTGCCCCTGCGCGGAACCGCTGCCCGACGGGCCGGATGGGACGCCGTTTGCCGGGCCGTGCCCCAGTTGTGGCCGCCAGTTCCCGCCGGCGGAGGATGTGGCGTGA
- a CDS encoding Gfo/Idh/MocA family oxidoreductase translates to MSGDPLRAAVFGLGSMGANHARVLNALPGVELVGVMDTASDAVNRATSGRTARGYTDVAAMLAAERPDLVVVAVPTSLHHEVTLQALEAGAHVLVEKPIAATRAEGEEMIAAAQARNLLLTVGHIERYNPAVRELKRRLGEGELGRIFQVRATRLGPFPARIRDVGVVVDLAPHDLDVMRYLLESEPIRLYAETEQRIHTDHEDLLTGIVKFASGAVGLLEINWLTPTKVRTVSVTGERGMYLADYLTQDLVFYANPESGSVAEGEIIWRHIKREEPLVVELGEFVAAIRDGRPSPVDPHDALVALLLARAMVDAAERGVMIGQEELAELLH, encoded by the coding sequence GTGAGCGGAGACCCCCTGCGGGCGGCGGTCTTCGGCCTGGGGTCGATGGGTGCCAATCATGCACGCGTCCTAAATGCGCTCCCCGGCGTCGAGCTGGTAGGCGTCATGGACACGGCCTCCGACGCTGTCAACCGCGCGACCTCGGGACGGACGGCTCGGGGCTATACCGATGTAGCCGCGATGCTGGCGGCGGAGCGACCCGACCTGGTCGTGGTGGCCGTCCCTACATCTCTGCATCACGAGGTCACCCTGCAGGCACTCGAAGCCGGAGCCCACGTCCTGGTCGAGAAGCCCATCGCCGCCACTCGGGCCGAAGGTGAGGAAATGATCGCGGCGGCTCAGGCACGGAATCTCCTGCTCACGGTCGGACATATCGAGCGCTACAATCCCGCCGTCCGCGAACTCAAGCGCCGCCTCGGGGAGGGGGAACTGGGCCGGATCTTCCAGGTGCGGGCGACCCGCCTTGGACCCTTTCCCGCCCGCATTCGCGACGTTGGGGTGGTCGTCGACCTGGCGCCCCACGACCTCGACGTGATGCGCTACCTGCTCGAATCGGAGCCGATCCGCCTGTATGCCGAGACGGAGCAGCGGATCCACACGGACCACGAAGACCTCCTCACGGGGATCGTCAAGTTTGCGTCGGGGGCCGTCGGCCTGCTGGAGATCAACTGGCTGACACCGACCAAGGTGCGCACGGTCAGCGTCACCGGTGAGCGCGGCATGTACCTGGCCGACTATCTGACCCAGGACCTCGTCTTCTATGCCAATCCGGAGTCGGGTTCGGTGGCCGAAGGGGAGATCATCTGGCGCCACATCAAGCGCGAAGAGCCCCTGGTGGTGGAGCTGGGGGAGTTCGTCGCCGCGATCCGAGACGGAAGACCGTCACCCGTTGACCCCCACGACGCGTTGGTGGCGCTCCTTCTGGCGCGCGCGATGGTGGATGCGGCGGAGCGTGGCGTGATGATCGGGCAGGAAGAGCTCGCCGAGCTGCTGCATTGA
- a CDS encoding polyprenol monophosphomannose synthase: protein MWVVLPTYNERENLSRVADAVLDALPEARLLVVDDSSPDGTGDLADTLAAADPRVEVLHRPAKEGLGVAYRDGFKRVLDKPGTMAVIQMDADYSHDPADLPRLLAPLMRDADLVLGTRWMPGGGTRGWPWHRRMVSRGGTAFARVVLLLPYRDLTGGFKAWRRELLEAIRLREADAQGYGFQVETTWWAHRRGATIQEIPIVFRERQAGTSKMTGSIVGEAIILVLRLRWQAMVRRLGRPRGDR, encoded by the coding sequence GTGTGGGTGGTGCTGCCGACCTACAACGAGCGCGAGAACCTGTCCCGGGTCGCCGACGCTGTCCTGGACGCGCTCCCCGAGGCGCGGCTGTTGGTCGTTGACGACAGCTCTCCGGATGGGACCGGAGACCTGGCGGACACGCTGGCGGCGGCAGATCCGCGGGTCGAGGTCCTGCACCGGCCGGCCAAGGAGGGCCTGGGGGTGGCCTACCGAGACGGATTCAAGCGCGTCCTCGACAAGCCGGGAACTATGGCCGTCATCCAGATGGACGCCGATTACAGCCACGATCCAGCCGATCTGCCGCGCCTGCTGGCTCCGCTCATGCGTGACGCGGACCTCGTCCTGGGGACCCGATGGATGCCCGGCGGCGGGACGCGAGGCTGGCCATGGCATCGGCGCATGGTCAGCCGCGGCGGCACCGCGTTCGCTCGGGTCGTCCTGCTCCTTCCGTACCGCGACCTGACCGGAGGTTTCAAGGCCTGGCGCCGTGAGCTGTTGGAGGCCATTCGGCTCCGCGAAGCCGACGCCCAGGGTTATGGGTTTCAGGTCGAGACGACCTGGTGGGCGCATCGGCGGGGAGCAACGATCCAAGAGATCCCCATCGTCTTCCGCGAGCGGCAGGCGGGGACCTCGAAGATGACCGGCTCGATCGTGGGGGAAGCCATCATCCTCGTCCTGCGCCTGCGCTGGCAGGCCATGGTCCGGAGGCTCGGACGGCCGCGTGGCGACCGCTGA
- a CDS encoding DegT/DnrJ/EryC1/StrS family aminotransferase, whose translation MIPIARPLLGPEEQALVAETLASGSLAQGPRVRELEERFAAFVGVPHAVATSSGTTALYLALLAAGVGPEDEVITVPFTFIASATSVLYTGAHPVFVDVEPGSFNIDPTRVEAAITPRTRAVMPVSLYGQPADLPAIEAITERRGLALIEDAAQSHGAALDGRRSGSWGQGVFSFYPTKNMTTGEGGMITTADADLAEWARLRREHGMKIRYHHEVLGYNFRMTDIHAAIGLAQLDKLPAFNARRIAIAARYSASLQGVVTPRLSPGATHVFHQYTLRVLRRDAFAERLRERGVGTGVYYPIPVHRQKPFIELGYGDQSYPVSEQLSEEVVSIPVHPGLRDEEVDAVIEAVNATAAELGSHPESRVAA comes from the coding sequence GTGATCCCGATCGCGCGTCCGCTGCTCGGCCCGGAGGAGCAGGCGCTGGTTGCCGAGACCCTGGCCTCCGGATCCCTGGCCCAGGGGCCGCGCGTCCGCGAGCTCGAGGAGCGCTTCGCAGCCTTCGTGGGCGTGCCGCATGCGGTCGCGACCTCCTCGGGAACGACGGCCCTGTACCTCGCACTGCTGGCTGCCGGGGTGGGCCCGGAAGACGAGGTCATCACGGTGCCATTCACCTTCATCGCGAGCGCCACCAGCGTCCTGTACACCGGGGCGCACCCCGTCTTCGTCGACGTCGAGCCCGGGTCGTTCAACATCGACCCGACCCGGGTGGAGGCGGCCATCACGCCGCGGACGCGGGCCGTCATGCCGGTCAGCCTGTACGGTCAACCGGCCGATCTGCCGGCCATCGAGGCCATTACCGAGCGGCGTGGGCTGGCGCTCATCGAGGACGCGGCGCAGAGTCATGGCGCGGCGCTTGATGGCCGCAGATCGGGGAGCTGGGGACAGGGCGTGTTCAGCTTCTACCCGACCAAGAACATGACCACCGGCGAGGGCGGCATGATCACGACCGCCGACGCCGACCTGGCGGAATGGGCTCGCCTGCGCCGCGAGCACGGCATGAAGATCCGGTACCACCACGAGGTGCTGGGCTACAACTTCCGGATGACCGATATCCACGCCGCCATCGGCCTGGCCCAGCTCGACAAGCTGCCGGCCTTCAACGCGCGCCGGATCGCGATTGCGGCCCGGTATTCCGCCTCGCTGCAGGGCGTGGTGACCCCGCGGCTGAGTCCGGGCGCGACCCATGTCTTTCATCAGTACACCTTGCGCGTGCTGAGGCGCGACGCCTTCGCCGAGCGGCTCCGCGAGCGTGGCGTGGGCACCGGCGTCTATTACCCGATCCCGGTGCACCGCCAGAAGCCATTCATCGAGCTGGGATATGGGGACCAGTCGTACCCGGTCAGCGAGCAGCTCTCGGAGGAGGTCGTGTCGATCCCGGTCCATCCCGGCCTGCGTGACGAGGAAGTGGACGCGGTCATCGAAGCCGTGAATGCCACGGCCGCCGAGCTGGGATCACATCCCGAGAGCCGGGTGGCCGCGTGA
- a CDS encoding peptidylprolyl isomerase, with protein MTYRSRPAPRRRHRARWQDELRTQRLLVGGFAAAIAIALGLFGMTAWNSYSDSHLRQMLMVDGTAVSREAVDLRQAIIGAELQATGLDLNAQLGGARDAILQQQLSAVVDQFNTLTSAATDSLVDGLFQAVHAETYAISVADAEIDAEIAVRQTLSPRVRVSMITVNALAEDAPTGTEPTEADFARAEGEADDLRAELDDGGDFAAIAAEHSDDPASAQADGLVGTVEGDDVQFGYLFPLANGAEAGDLVGPVRTENGYVILRVEARSEEGPFTSLIDLLASARVTTADYRAYIADELRRRAFRAYFEQEVVVSPAPQREIAQILILNDQGVPVPKQRIRHLLAQPLPGAEDQSVATEEEWQAALDRAEAWYEQVQDPDADWFTLATQSDDPGSRDDGGDLGWYDPTSGQFVPEFEAAIAGLTVGEISEPVRTDFGYHVIEVTDQRTTALGFAQDLIDDLQADPDSFGAVAEANSEDSSTRTKGGNAGWVARYEEVAEREAAIFALQDVGDISSAPVVVGNQIWIFKLLNSIELRGIDDNRLNTIRATGYPRWYDELKAEGQIWIDTQLQLDAAPTA; from the coding sequence ATGACCTACCGCAGCCGCCCCGCCCCCCGCCGCCGACATCGGGCGCGTTGGCAGGACGAGCTTCGGACCCAACGCCTGCTCGTCGGCGGGTTCGCAGCCGCGATTGCCATCGCGCTTGGCCTGTTTGGCATGACCGCGTGGAACAGCTACTCCGACAGCCACCTGCGCCAGATGCTGATGGTCGACGGCACCGCCGTCTCGCGCGAGGCGGTGGACCTGCGCCAGGCCATCATCGGCGCCGAGCTGCAGGCGACCGGCCTGGACCTGAATGCGCAGCTGGGTGGCGCGCGAGACGCGATCCTCCAGCAGCAGCTGTCGGCCGTCGTCGACCAATTCAACACCCTCACGTCAGCCGCCACCGACTCGCTGGTGGACGGCCTGTTCCAGGCCGTCCACGCCGAGACCTACGCGATCAGCGTCGCCGACGCCGAGATCGATGCCGAGATCGCCGTCCGCCAGACGCTTTCGCCCCGCGTCCGGGTGTCCATGATCACGGTGAACGCGTTGGCCGAGGATGCGCCGACCGGGACCGAACCGACGGAGGCGGACTTCGCTCGAGCGGAGGGGGAGGCTGATGACCTGCGGGCCGAGCTGGACGACGGCGGGGACTTTGCGGCCATCGCCGCCGAGCACTCCGACGATCCCGCCTCGGCCCAGGCGGACGGACTCGTCGGCACCGTCGAGGGGGACGACGTCCAGTTCGGCTACCTCTTTCCCCTCGCCAACGGCGCTGAGGCGGGCGACCTGGTGGGCCCGGTCCGAACCGAGAACGGGTACGTGATCCTCCGCGTGGAGGCGCGCTCCGAAGAAGGACCCTTCACCTCCCTGATCGACCTTCTCGCGAGCGCGCGGGTGACCACGGCGGACTACCGGGCCTATATCGCGGATGAGCTGCGGCGCCGCGCGTTCCGCGCCTACTTCGAGCAAGAGGTGGTGGTTTCCCCGGCTCCCCAGCGCGAGATCGCCCAGATCCTGATCTTGAACGACCAGGGCGTGCCCGTTCCCAAGCAGCGCATCCGCCACCTCCTGGCCCAACCCCTGCCGGGAGCGGAGGACCAGTCCGTGGCCACCGAGGAGGAGTGGCAGGCCGCCCTGGACCGGGCCGAGGCCTGGTACGAGCAGGTCCAGGACCCGGACGCCGACTGGTTCACGCTCGCCACCCAGAGTGACGACCCCGGCTCGCGGGATGACGGCGGCGACCTCGGCTGGTATGACCCGACCAGCGGTCAGTTTGTGCCTGAGTTCGAGGCTGCGATTGCGGGGCTCACGGTCGGCGAGATCAGCGAGCCGGTTCGGACCGATTTCGGCTACCACGTCATCGAGGTCACCGATCAGCGCACCACGGCTCTCGGCTTCGCCCAGGACCTGATCGACGACCTCCAGGCCGATCCCGACTCGTTCGGCGCCGTGGCGGAGGCCAACAGCGAAGACTCGTCCACGCGCACCAAGGGGGGAAACGCTGGTTGGGTGGCACGCTACGAAGAGGTCGCAGAGCGTGAAGCGGCCATTTTCGCGCTGCAGGACGTCGGCGACATCAGCAGCGCCCCGGTCGTGGTGGGCAACCAGATCTGGATCTTCAAGCTGCTCAACTCGATCGAGCTGCGGGGCATCGACGACAATCGGCTCAACACCATCCGCGCGACCGGCTACCCCCGCTGGTACGACGAGCTGAAGGCCGAGGGCCAGATCTGGATCGACACCCAGCTGCAATTGGACGCCGCCCCGACGGCGTGA
- a CDS encoding non-canonical purine NTP pyrophosphatase: MSRLLVATHNPGKLAEFRRLLADLEADVVSPSEMGVRMDVPEPHATYAENAAAKAVALCRATGEITLADDSGIEVAALGWGPGVHSARFAAPDGPSGAELLLHRLAGVADRRVRMVCWLALATPAPRNGGRPSVELFEGAVSGRVAEQPRGAGGFGYDPIFELADGRTTAELPEATKDAQSHRGRAVAAAMPRLQELLSVRARMPITAEDA; encoded by the coding sequence GTGAGCCGGCTCCTGGTCGCCACCCACAACCCCGGCAAGCTGGCCGAGTTCCGGCGCCTGTTGGCCGACCTGGAGGCGGACGTGGTGAGCCCCAGCGAGATGGGCGTTCGGATGGACGTGCCCGAGCCGCACGCGACCTACGCCGAGAACGCCGCGGCGAAGGCGGTCGCGCTCTGCCGCGCCACGGGGGAGATCACGTTGGCCGACGACTCGGGGATCGAGGTCGCGGCGCTGGGCTGGGGACCGGGTGTCCACTCCGCGCGGTTCGCGGCGCCCGACGGACCATCCGGGGCCGAGCTCCTGCTCCATCGCCTGGCTGGCGTCGCCGATCGCAGGGTGCGGATGGTGTGCTGGCTCGCCCTGGCCACTCCGGCGCCACGGAATGGCGGTCGACCCAGCGTCGAGCTGTTCGAGGGCGCCGTCTCGGGGCGGGTGGCGGAACAACCACGCGGGGCGGGCGGTTTCGGCTACGACCCCATCTTCGAGCTGGCTGACGGGCGCACCACGGCGGAGCTGCCCGAGGCGACGAAAGATGCGCAGTCCCATCGCGGCCGCGCGGTTGCTGCCGCGATGCCGCGCCTGCAGGAGCTCCTGTCGGTCCGCGCTAGAATGCCGATCACAGCGGAGGACGCATGA
- a CDS encoding glycosyltransferase, which produces MRLLVVTARYPTPDRPAAGAFVRDRLGDPGLTVHVVAPHRYDGSRWGRFARLVWEALTTRGRFDGVEAHFVLATGPPALLAARLRGLPLVVYAHGADVRDAAQRSVVHRWLARRVIRSADAVVANSAETAEQVGRLGGRAEIIPPGIDLARFGPSPRPPRRRILYLGGDVAEKGVDVARRLADTLVGPGLREVNPAEVPGLMASHDVVLVPSRVEPYGLVAAEAIASGRWVVAAAVGGLTDIVINGVTGTLVRDGNFAEALERVPDYDPAAVAADAQRFSVERHRAGMRAIWQRVLSGRQRPART; this is translated from the coding sequence ATGCGCCTGCTGGTCGTGACCGCGCGATACCCGACTCCCGATCGGCCAGCCGCTGGGGCTTTCGTTCGAGATCGGCTGGGTGATCCCGGCCTCACGGTCCACGTAGTCGCCCCGCATCGGTACGACGGCTCGCGCTGGGGTCGATTCGCTCGACTTGTTTGGGAGGCCCTCACCACCCGGGGCCGTTTCGACGGCGTGGAAGCGCACTTCGTGCTTGCCACCGGCCCCCCGGCGTTGCTCGCCGCGCGCCTGCGAGGACTACCTCTGGTCGTGTACGCGCATGGCGCCGACGTCCGCGATGCGGCCCAGCGCTCCGTGGTGCATCGCTGGCTCGCCCGCAGGGTGATCCGATCCGCGGACGCGGTCGTGGCCAACTCGGCCGAGACCGCGGAACAGGTCGGCCGCCTCGGCGGCCGAGCCGAGATTATCCCACCCGGCATCGACCTTGCCCGCTTTGGCCCTTCGCCCAGGCCACCCCGTCGCCGGATCCTCTACCTGGGAGGCGACGTTGCAGAGAAGGGCGTCGACGTCGCGCGACGTCTGGCCGATACCCTGGTTGGGCCCGGACTTCGCGAAGTCAATCCGGCCGAGGTGCCTGGACTCATGGCCAGCCACGACGTGGTCCTGGTCCCCTCCCGGGTCGAGCCCTATGGCCTGGTTGCGGCCGAAGCGATCGCCTCCGGCCGCTGGGTGGTGGCCGCCGCGGTTGGGGGGCTGACCGATATCGTCATCAACGGCGTGACCGGCACCTTGGTGCGCGACGGCAACTTTGCTGAGGCCCTCGAGCGCGTCCCCGATTACGATCCCGCCGCCGTAGCGGCGGACGCGCAACGGTTCAGCGTCGAGCGGCATCGCGCCGGGATGCGAGCGATATGGCAGCGGGTGCTCTCAGGGCGCCAGCGGCCCGCTCGCACGTAG
- the rph gene encoding ribonuclease PH, which yields MSTIAAPRRADGRLPNQLRPVKIVPDYLKFAEGSALIRVGETRVLCAATLEDRVPPFLRGKGTGWVTAEYSMLPRAGTERTPREASTGRIGGRTHEIQRLIGRSLRSVVDLGGLGERSLTLDCDVLQADGGTRTASITGAYVALARALNRFGMGHLLTGRVAAVSVGIGGGTLLLDLDYAEDSSAGVDFNVVMLDDGRFVEVQGTAEQTPFSGEQMAEMVSLAAAGIRQLYELQREAIAAPAAE from the coding sequence ATGTCGACCATCGCCGCTCCCCGCCGCGCGGATGGGCGCCTGCCGAATCAGCTTCGTCCCGTGAAGATTGTGCCCGATTACCTGAAGTTCGCCGAAGGTTCGGCCCTTATCCGGGTTGGCGAGACCCGTGTCCTGTGCGCGGCCACGTTGGAAGATCGCGTGCCGCCCTTCCTGCGGGGCAAAGGCACCGGGTGGGTGACCGCGGAGTACAGCATGCTGCCGCGGGCCGGAACAGAACGGACGCCGCGCGAGGCGAGCACTGGCCGGATCGGCGGCCGCACGCATGAGATCCAGCGCCTGATCGGTCGATCCCTGCGCTCGGTGGTCGATTTGGGGGGTCTGGGCGAGCGCAGTTTGACCCTGGATTGCGACGTCCTCCAGGCCGATGGCGGCACTCGTACCGCGTCGATCACCGGGGCCTACGTGGCCCTGGCCCGCGCTCTGAACCGGTTCGGGATGGGCCACCTCCTGACCGGCCGGGTCGCGGCCGTGAGCGTGGGGATCGGGGGTGGGACGCTCCTCCTCGACCTCGACTATGCCGAGGACTCCTCAGCCGGGGTGGACTTCAACGTGGTGATGCTCGACGACGGGCGTTTCGTCGAGGTCCAGGGCACCGCCGAGCAGACCCCGTTCAGCGGGGAGCAGATGGCCGAGATGGTGAGCCTTGCGGCCGCCGGCATCCGCCAGCTCTACGAGCTGCAGCGCGAGGCGATTGCAGCCCCCGCCGCGGAGTGA